From one Pseudactinotalea sp. HY158 genomic stretch:
- the glgP gene encoding alpha-glucan family phosphorylase gives MRAIRRFTVRPMLPEPLAALDDLAVNLRWSWHTPTRELFESIDADLWRSLHGDPVTLLGSLSSDRLDALAADDAFVARVRHLAEDLADYLRERRWYQGEAQRRADAGEAAPPAAIAYFSAEFGITGALPQYSGGLGILAGDHLKSASDLGMPIVGVGLLYGAGYFRQSLTRDGWQAETYPVLDPDNLPLTLLRDGEDRPVRVSVPLPGGRVLNAQVWRADVGRVPLLLLDSNVVENDDAARHVTDRLYGGTSEHRLQQELLLGMGGVKALREFSRLTGAPEPEVYHCNEGHAGFLGVERMREYIEATGADVDTAVEAVRGGTVFTTHTPVPAGIDRFESSLVRDYFSSGAEVPGVPVERILALGAEDYPGGDPGVFNMAVMGLRLAKRANGVAKLHGKVSRGMFHHLWSGFDVTEVPITSITNGVHSGTWVDPVFAEAQAECFTDAQVSDGSGWLSDRIDNATLWELRGRLRSALVRDARERVRKSWSQRGASPAELGWVGEVLDEDVLTIGFARRVPTYKRLTLMLRDPERLRALLTDPDRPIQIIVAGKSHPADEQGIRLIQQLVQFADSEDVRKRIVFLPNYDIEMAQTLLPGCDVWLNNPLRPLEASGTSGMKSALNGGLNLSILDGWWDEMYDGHNGWAIPTADGVEDPERRDDLEATALYDLLENTVVPRFYDRTDGLPLRWLENVRHTLATLGPKVQATRMVKDYLAVMYGPTAESARALSSVEAAGALAAWKNRVRAAWHSVRVDHVESEGLHETVNVGDRLNVRAFVTLGDLDPVDVQVQMNYGRVRENDELVDFRTVLLDHTETYEGGRHQFALDYALEEAGPFGYTVRIVPTHPEMASDAELGLVTGA, from the coding sequence GTGAGAGCTATCCGACGATTCACTGTTCGTCCCATGCTGCCCGAGCCACTGGCGGCCCTGGACGACCTCGCTGTCAACCTACGCTGGTCGTGGCACACCCCGACCAGGGAGCTGTTCGAGTCGATCGATGCGGACCTGTGGCGGTCCCTGCACGGCGACCCGGTCACGCTGCTCGGCTCCCTCAGTTCCGACCGGCTCGACGCCCTGGCCGCCGACGACGCGTTCGTCGCCCGGGTGCGCCACCTCGCCGAAGACCTGGCCGACTACCTGCGCGAGCGGCGGTGGTACCAGGGCGAGGCGCAGCGCCGCGCGGATGCGGGTGAGGCCGCCCCGCCGGCGGCGATCGCCTACTTCTCCGCCGAGTTCGGCATCACCGGGGCGCTGCCGCAGTACTCCGGCGGCCTGGGCATCCTCGCCGGCGACCACCTCAAGAGCGCGAGCGATCTGGGGATGCCGATCGTCGGCGTCGGTCTGCTCTACGGCGCCGGCTACTTCCGCCAGTCGCTCACCCGCGACGGGTGGCAGGCGGAGACCTATCCCGTGCTCGACCCCGACAACCTGCCGCTCACGCTCCTGCGCGACGGCGAGGACCGGCCCGTGCGGGTGAGCGTTCCGCTGCCCGGCGGGCGCGTGCTCAACGCCCAGGTCTGGCGCGCGGACGTGGGCCGCGTGCCGCTGCTGCTGCTCGACTCGAACGTGGTCGAGAACGACGACGCCGCCCGGCACGTCACCGACCGCCTCTACGGAGGCACCTCCGAGCACCGGCTTCAGCAGGAGCTGCTCCTCGGGATGGGCGGCGTCAAGGCGCTGCGGGAGTTCTCGCGGCTCACCGGCGCCCCCGAGCCCGAGGTGTACCACTGCAACGAGGGCCACGCGGGCTTCCTCGGCGTGGAGCGGATGCGGGAGTACATCGAGGCGACCGGGGCCGACGTGGACACCGCGGTCGAGGCCGTGCGCGGCGGCACCGTGTTCACCACGCACACTCCCGTTCCCGCCGGGATCGACCGATTCGAGAGTTCCCTCGTGCGGGACTACTTCTCCTCCGGTGCGGAGGTCCCCGGCGTGCCCGTCGAGCGGATCCTGGCGCTCGGCGCCGAGGACTACCCCGGCGGCGATCCGGGCGTGTTCAACATGGCCGTCATGGGCCTGCGGCTGGCCAAGCGCGCGAACGGGGTGGCGAAGCTGCACGGGAAGGTCTCCCGCGGCATGTTCCACCACCTGTGGTCCGGCTTCGACGTGACCGAGGTGCCGATCACCTCGATCACGAACGGCGTGCACTCGGGCACCTGGGTCGACCCGGTCTTCGCCGAGGCGCAGGCCGAATGCTTCACCGACGCCCAGGTGAGCGACGGGTCCGGGTGGCTGAGCGACCGGATCGACAACGCCACCCTGTGGGAGCTGCGCGGCCGGCTGCGCTCGGCGCTCGTGCGCGACGCGCGCGAGCGGGTGCGCAAGTCCTGGTCGCAGCGCGGGGCCTCCCCGGCCGAGCTCGGCTGGGTCGGCGAGGTGCTCGACGAGGACGTGCTCACGATCGGCTTCGCCCGCCGCGTGCCCACGTACAAGCGCCTCACGCTCATGCTGCGTGACCCCGAGCGGCTGCGGGCCCTGCTGACCGACCCGGACCGTCCCATCCAGATCATCGTGGCCGGCAAGTCGCACCCGGCCGACGAGCAGGGGATCCGGCTCATCCAGCAGCTCGTGCAGTTCGCGGACTCCGAGGACGTGCGCAAGCGGATCGTGTTCCTGCCGAACTACGACATCGAGATGGCCCAGACCCTCCTGCCGGGCTGCGACGTGTGGCTGAACAACCCGCTGCGCCCGCTCGAGGCCTCGGGCACGTCGGGCATGAAGTCCGCCCTGAACGGCGGCCTCAACCTCTCGATCCTCGACGGCTGGTGGGACGAGATGTACGACGGCCACAACGGCTGGGCCATCCCGACCGCCGACGGCGTGGAGGATCCCGAGCGTCGCGACGACCTCGAGGCCACCGCGCTCTACGACCTGCTCGAGAACACCGTGGTGCCGCGCTTCTACGACCGCACCGACGGCCTCCCGCTGCGCTGGCTGGAGAACGTGCGCCACACGCTGGCCACGCTCGGGCCCAAGGTGCAGGCGACCCGGATGGTCAAGGACTACCTGGCGGTCATGTACGGCCCGACCGCCGAGTCCGCTCGGGCGCTGAGTTCCGTGGAGGCGGCCGGCGCGCTGGCCGCGTGGAAGAACCGCGTGCGGGCCGCCTGGCACAGCGTTCGGGTCGACCACGTCGAATCCGAGGGCCTGCACGAGACCGTCAACGTCGGTGACCGGCTCAACGTGCGGGCGTTCGTCACGCTCGGCGACCTCGACCCGGTCGACGTGCAGGTGCAGATGAACTACGGGCGCGTGCGGGAGAACGACGAGCTCGTCGACTTCCGCACCGTCCTGCTCGACCACACCGAGACCTACGAGGGTGGGCGGCACCAGTTCGCACTCGACTACGCACTCGAGGAGGCCGGCCCGTTCGGCTACACCGTGCGGATCGTTCCGACGCACCCCGAGATGGCGTCCGACGCCGAGCTGGGCCTCGTGACGGGAGCCTGA
- a CDS encoding FAD-dependent oxidoreductase, whose protein sequence is MSHAAVVVGGGIAGLAAAISLARAGWEVTVAERAATPTELGAGFAMARNAVAAFRALGFDDDTVGLLGYRTRAAGTWAFDGRPILTLADDARTRAAVALIGVNRRRIHHVLLERARAVGVDIETGLEVATLSVGAPGGAPAVVAGREADLVVGADGMFSAVRDALFSSHRLTYSGYSSWRALTARTPEVTTLRQFWGPHAEFGLMPVSEELTYWYGYVAMPSRTRLDDELVAARERFAGWARPVLDVMDATEPGAVMRHDVYHLPGGLPSYTHGRVVMIGDAAHGFLPTMGQGVATALEDGACIGLFIGHPVAAGGRLAPALAEFDAVRRPRSRALGRAAMATARIGAHLGGGRRQSVRNALMRVTPAGLVNRGADAAMGWQPPPPAAPRF, encoded by the coding sequence ATGAGTCACGCGGCGGTCGTGGTGGGCGGCGGGATCGCAGGATTGGCGGCTGCGATCTCGCTCGCCCGCGCCGGCTGGGAGGTGACCGTCGCCGAGCGGGCCGCGACGCCCACCGAGCTGGGCGCGGGGTTCGCCATGGCACGGAACGCCGTCGCGGCGTTCCGTGCCCTCGGCTTCGACGACGACACGGTCGGCCTGCTCGGCTACCGCACCCGGGCCGCGGGTACCTGGGCATTCGACGGGCGGCCCATCCTCACGCTCGCCGACGATGCCCGCACCCGCGCGGCCGTCGCGCTGATCGGGGTGAACCGCCGGCGCATCCATCACGTCCTGCTCGAACGGGCCCGTGCGGTGGGGGTCGACATCGAGACCGGGCTCGAGGTCGCGACGCTCTCGGTCGGCGCGCCCGGGGGAGCACCCGCCGTCGTCGCGGGCCGTGAGGCCGATCTCGTGGTCGGCGCCGACGGCATGTTCAGCGCCGTCCGGGACGCACTGTTCAGCTCGCACCGGCTCACCTACAGCGGCTACTCGAGCTGGCGGGCGCTCACCGCCCGAACGCCCGAGGTGACGACGCTGCGCCAGTTCTGGGGGCCGCACGCCGAGTTCGGCCTCATGCCGGTCTCGGAGGAGCTCACCTACTGGTACGGCTATGTCGCGATGCCCTCCCGCACCCGGCTCGACGACGAGCTCGTCGCCGCCCGGGAGCGCTTCGCCGGCTGGGCCCGGCCCGTACTCGACGTCATGGACGCGACGGAGCCGGGCGCCGTCATGAGGCACGACGTGTACCACCTACCGGGCGGACTGCCGAGCTATACCCATGGCCGCGTGGTCATGATCGGCGATGCCGCCCACGGCTTCCTGCCCACCATGGGGCAGGGCGTCGCCACCGCGCTGGAGGACGGCGCGTGCATCGGCCTTTTCATCGGGCACCCGGTCGCGGCCGGGGGCAGGCTTGCCCCGGCCCTGGCGGAGTTCGACGCCGTGCGCCGGCCGCGTTCGCGAGCGCTCGGGCGGGCGGCGATGGCCACCGCCCGCATCGGCGCTCACCTGGGCGGTGGGCGGCGCCAGAGCGTTCGGAACGCCCTCATGCGCGTGACTCCCGCCGGGCTCGTCAACCGCGGCGCCGATGCCGCGATGGGGTGGCAACCCCCGCCGCCGGCCGCTCCGCGGTTCTGA
- a CDS encoding HNH endonuclease signature motif containing protein: MELQQLVGEVGDDAGLVARLRQGRDTVDRVKVEQLALAATWVQWHPFVIADDYDGDEDLAGAPRLVAERARARNAIWEQEGHVVTPATTGSGTGGDATAACADPAPSASGTLAGASSSPAAGGPATSGAGVSGFVASGGEHGADLGVDPGTGVRGLWTVEEFSISTFATAAGMGLGAAERLLLEAEQLRVRLPRLFARTMAGRTRVWRARTLARATLFLSEEACGYVDAQLDLVPLNFGQAQLDGLIKRALIEHMPEEYEDLEERFAAPPARDVVFKHARNGTGDTSVQAVLPVVEGRILEDVIDHLAATLTAQGWKLTAGELRSYAMGDLARLRYDGQHPLTPPETPTSEPNSGSNSGPNGGSTGAQLPGRPPGGPNGGPAGSSWCGDPNCTGNRHDDDPVTTGVPVTTGGAGVPRGKILMYLHVQARDLFPFGIPNTGPPPPPTPGGAGAAGADHGDDAAGRPATHASGPPTGPTGSTGSPGSSLGIDRGRLRRTPVRIEARGIPAGTFISAAELAPMFYRPSALTPHGRPCTGDCLTRPTGPILDRRRHRSGGIEGTAMPGTGGTDSTGVSTAPGSVEVAAGAGETVLPGMGGTVSTGVSTAPGSAEVAAGTGETVLLGALAGSPGSGAAGATGAAGATGAAGATGAGGSGLAFFAPEIIVRPVLDLDEPLATDCYTPSERLREQLVLAEDRCAFPWCTRTARACDLDHIQAWHTTRPRTGPNAGAEVATGGATCPCNLAPLCRAHHRLKTHARADAASRGRHAAWTYVKLDTGTYLWTGPHGLRLLRTPWGTYDTQNTGIHEPDEPGQTSKTSDHRDSNDPNGVGGPTGSNDPNGVGGSTGPTDSIGTTGSNGPTGSNGPTDATGTTGATGATSVGGVGGTTGTTGASERSASGSMSPQRERANRAHWSEATLENRDILEACNHDIIKRADQARAARRRAEAAAADACRPAEPPF; this comes from the coding sequence ATGGAACTTCAGCAGCTGGTGGGCGAGGTAGGCGATGACGCCGGCCTGGTCGCTCGGCTGCGTCAGGGCCGCGATACCGTGGATCGGGTGAAGGTGGAGCAGCTCGCGTTGGCGGCGACGTGGGTGCAGTGGCATCCGTTCGTCATCGCCGATGACTATGACGGCGATGAGGACCTGGCCGGTGCGCCGCGGCTCGTGGCCGAACGCGCCCGTGCCCGCAACGCGATCTGGGAGCAGGAGGGCCACGTGGTCACCCCGGCCACGACCGGCTCCGGCACCGGCGGTGACGCCACCGCCGCGTGTGCCGATCCCGCGCCCTCGGCCAGTGGCACGCTTGCAGGTGCTTCCTCCTCTCCCGCGGCCGGCGGGCCGGCGACCTCCGGGGCCGGGGTCTCGGGGTTTGTGGCCTCGGGTGGTGAGCACGGGGCCGATCTGGGGGTCGATCCGGGCACGGGGGTGCGGGGGTTGTGGACGGTGGAGGAGTTCTCGATCTCGACATTCGCGACCGCGGCCGGGATGGGTCTGGGCGCGGCCGAGCGGCTGCTGCTGGAGGCCGAACAGTTGCGGGTGCGGCTACCGCGCCTGTTCGCCCGGACCATGGCCGGGCGGACGCGGGTGTGGCGGGCCCGTACCCTCGCCCGGGCGACCCTGTTCCTCTCGGAAGAGGCATGTGGCTACGTCGATGCCCAGCTCGACCTCGTGCCCTTGAACTTCGGGCAGGCCCAGCTCGATGGCCTGATCAAGCGGGCCCTGATCGAGCACATGCCCGAGGAGTACGAAGACCTCGAGGAACGCTTCGCCGCGCCACCGGCACGAGACGTCGTGTTCAAGCACGCACGCAACGGGACCGGGGACACCAGCGTGCAGGCCGTCCTGCCCGTCGTGGAGGGCCGCATCCTCGAAGACGTCATCGACCACCTCGCCGCCACCCTCACCGCCCAGGGCTGGAAGCTGACCGCGGGCGAGTTGCGCTCCTACGCGATGGGCGACCTCGCCCGGCTCCGCTACGACGGCCAACACCCCCTCACCCCACCCGAGACCCCGACCAGCGAGCCGAACAGCGGGTCGAACAGTGGGCCGAATGGTGGGTCGACCGGTGCCCAGCTGCCCGGCAGACCGCCCGGTGGGCCGAACGGTGGGCCGGCAGGGTCGAGTTGGTGTGGGGATCCGAACTGCACCGGCAACCGCCACGACGACGACCCGGTGACCACGGGCGTCCCGGTGACCACGGGTGGGGCGGGTGTGCCGCGTGGCAAGATCTTGATGTACCTGCACGTCCAGGCCCGTGACCTGTTCCCCTTCGGCATCCCGAACACCGGCCCACCACCACCGCCGACACCCGGCGGCGCCGGAGCTGCGGGAGCCGATCACGGCGATGACGCCGCCGGCAGGCCCGCCACGCACGCATCCGGGCCGCCGACTGGGCCGACTGGGTCGACTGGGTCGCCTGGGTCGTCGTTGGGGATCGATCGTGGCCGGTTGCGGCGGACGCCGGTGCGTATCGAGGCCCGCGGCATCCCGGCCGGCACGTTCATCAGCGCCGCCGAACTCGCCCCGATGTTCTACCGGCCATCCGCGCTCACCCCGCACGGACGCCCCTGCACCGGTGACTGCCTCACCCGGCCCACCGGCCCGATCCTCGACCGGCGCAGGCACCGATCTGGCGGCATTGAGGGGACAGCCATGCCCGGAACCGGCGGGACCGACAGCACAGGTGTGTCCACCGCTCCCGGATCCGTCGAGGTCGCCGCCGGGGCCGGCGAGACCGTCCTGCCCGGAATGGGCGGGACCGTCAGCACAGGTGTGTCCACCGCTCCCGGATCCGCCGAGGTCGCCGCCGGGACCGGCGAGACCGTCCTGCTCGGGGCGTTGGCCGGTAGCCCCGGCTCCGGTGCTGCCGGTGCTACGGGTGCTGCCGGTGCTACGGGCGCTGCCGGCGCTACGGGTGCGGGCGGTAGCGGGTTGGCGTTTTTCGCGCCGGAGATCATCGTGCGGCCGGTCCTGGACCTGGACGAGCCACTCGCCACGGACTGCTACACCCCGTCTGAGCGGCTGCGTGAACAACTCGTCCTGGCCGAGGATCGATGCGCCTTCCCCTGGTGTACCCGCACCGCCCGCGCCTGCGACCTGGACCATATCCAGGCCTGGCACACCACCCGGCCCCGAACCGGCCCGAACGCCGGCGCCGAGGTCGCCACCGGCGGGGCGACCTGCCCGTGCAACCTCGCCCCGCTGTGCCGCGCGCACCACCGGCTCAAGACCCACGCCCGCGCCGACGCCGCGTCCCGCGGCCGGCACGCGGCCTGGACCTACGTCAAACTCGATACCGGCACCTACCTGTGGACCGGGCCCCACGGCCTACGGCTCCTACGCACCCCGTGGGGCACCTACGACACCCAGAACACCGGCATCCACGAACCAGACGAGCCGGGTCAGACGAGCAAGACGAGCGACCACCGGGACTCGAACGACCCGAACGGCGTGGGCGGCCCGACCGGCTCGAACGACCCGAACGGCGTGGGCGGCTCGACCGGCCCGACCGACTCAATCGGCACGACCGGCTCGAACGGTCCGACCGGCTCGAACGGTCCGACCGACGCAACCGGCACGACCGGCGCGACCGGCGCGACAAGCGTGGGTGGCGTGGGCGGTACGACCGGCACGACCGGCGCGAGTGAACGGTCGGCGAGCGGGTCGATGTCCCCGCAGCGGGAACGGGCGAACCGGGCCCACTGGTCCGAGGCCACCCTCGAGAACCGGGACATCCTCGAGGCCTGCAACCACGACATCATCAAGAGAGCCGACCAGGCCCGCGCCGCCAGACGCCGGGCAGAAGCCGCCGCCGCCGACGCCTGCCGACCCGCCGAACCACCCTTCTGA
- a CDS encoding HAD hydrolase-like protein translates to MPIASLPQSALTSLEPTAVLFDLDGTISDSGAAITSAVAEALAAGDYPAISQADLLHFVGPPIRDGFREFGGVAEEDLDRVVAAFRPLYEGRMLAPAFEGMPELVRALHSRGVPLALATSKRRALAMQIVEHSGLTEYFTAQCGASDDGTRAWKADIVEDTLAALRAEGVDVSRAVMVGDRDHDVNGAITHDILSVFVAWGYGTDEERDGASAVATDVGELAQLLGVS, encoded by the coding sequence GTGCCCATCGCGTCTCTGCCCCAGTCCGCCCTCACGAGCCTCGAGCCCACGGCTGTGCTCTTCGATCTCGACGGCACCATCAGCGACTCCGGCGCCGCCATCACCTCGGCGGTCGCCGAGGCGCTCGCCGCAGGTGACTACCCGGCGATCAGCCAGGCCGACCTGTTGCATTTCGTCGGCCCGCCCATTCGCGACGGTTTTCGTGAGTTCGGGGGCGTGGCCGAGGAGGACCTCGACCGGGTCGTCGCCGCGTTCCGGCCCCTGTACGAGGGCCGGATGCTCGCCCCCGCATTCGAGGGGATGCCGGAGCTCGTCAGGGCGTTGCACTCCCGCGGCGTGCCGCTTGCGCTCGCGACGTCGAAGCGTCGCGCGTTGGCGATGCAGATCGTCGAGCATTCGGGGCTGACCGAATATTTCACCGCCCAGTGCGGTGCATCCGACGACGGCACCCGCGCCTGGAAGGCCGATATCGTCGAGGATACCCTCGCTGCCCTGCGCGCCGAAGGTGTCGACGTCTCCCGGGCGGTCATGGTCGGTGATCGCGATCACGACGTCAACGGCGCCATCACCCACGACATCCTCTCGGTGTTCGTCGCCTGGGGCTACGGCACCGACGAGGAGCGCGACGGCGCGAGCGCCGTCGCGACCGACGTCGGCGAGTTGGCTCAGTTGCTCGGCGTGAGCTGA
- the trpS gene encoding tryptophan--tRNA ligase, with the protein MPDAQPEDVLSDDIEKSLQRSVARSEEIEREIAADPSTFRVLTGDRPTGRLHLGHYLGTLANRVRLQDAGVETVLVVADYQVIMDRDDAGPLAERVRGLVTDYLAAGIDPERTTIFTHSSVPALNQLVLPFLSMVTDSELKRNPTVKAEHEATGGRPMSGLLFTYPVHQAADILFCKANLVPVGKDQLPHLEATRVVARRFNEKYARTFPLPEALLSRTANVLGLDGEKMSKSRGNTIELGMTADQTAKQFKRAVTDSDRHITYDPIGRPTVANLLQIAAACSGDDPARIAAEIGDGGGGGLKAVVTEAVNEHLAPLRARRLELEADPGYIASVLAAGNKRANEIADATLDEVRAAMGMVYGA; encoded by the coding sequence GTGCCCGACGCCCAGCCCGAGGATGTCCTGAGCGACGACATCGAGAAGAGCCTCCAGCGCTCGGTCGCCCGCTCGGAGGAGATCGAGCGCGAGATCGCGGCGGACCCGAGCACCTTCCGGGTGCTCACCGGCGACCGGCCCACCGGCAGGCTGCACCTCGGCCACTACCTCGGCACGCTCGCGAACCGGGTGCGGCTGCAGGACGCCGGGGTCGAGACCGTGCTCGTCGTGGCGGACTATCAGGTGATCATGGATCGCGACGACGCCGGGCCGCTCGCCGAGCGGGTGCGCGGTCTCGTGACCGACTACCTGGCCGCCGGCATCGACCCGGAGCGCACGACGATCTTCACGCACTCCTCCGTGCCGGCGCTCAACCAGCTCGTGCTGCCGTTCCTGTCGATGGTCACCGACTCCGAGCTCAAGCGGAATCCGACGGTCAAGGCCGAGCACGAGGCCACCGGTGGTCGGCCGATGAGCGGGCTGCTGTTCACCTATCCGGTGCACCAGGCGGCCGACATCCTCTTCTGCAAGGCGAACCTCGTGCCCGTGGGCAAGGACCAGTTGCCGCACCTCGAGGCCACGCGGGTCGTGGCGCGACGCTTCAACGAGAAGTACGCGCGCACCTTCCCCCTGCCCGAGGCGCTGCTGAGCCGGACGGCGAACGTGCTCGGCCTCGACGGCGAGAAGATGTCGAAGTCGCGCGGGAACACGATCGAGCTCGGCATGACCGCCGACCAGACCGCCAAGCAGTTCAAGCGGGCCGTGACCGACTCCGACCGGCACATCACCTACGATCCGATCGGCCGCCCGACCGTGGCGAACCTGCTTCAGATCGCCGCCGCCTGCAGCGGGGACGACCCGGCCCGGATCGCGGCCGAGATCGGCGACGGCGGCGGCGGCGGCCTCAAGGCCGTCGTGACCGAGGCCGTGAACGAGCACCTCGCCCCCCTGCGCGCCCGGCGGCTCGAGCTCGAGGCCGATCCCGGCTACATCGCCTCCGTACTCGCGGCGGGCAACAAGCGCGCGAACGAGATCGCCGACGCCACCCTCGACGAGGTGCGTGCCGCGATGGGGATGGTCTACGGCGCCTGA